The following are from one region of the Bradyrhizobium sediminis genome:
- a CDS encoding glutathione S-transferase family protein has product MADGYRIIGAEMSPYSVKVRSYFRYKAIPHQWILRNAASQAEYDKYAKMPIIPLVITPEGTGIQDSTPIIEQMEKLHPEPSIHPDDAIANYVSTLIEEFGDEWGNKWMFHYRWAREVDQRASAGRIARMRSPKAGEAEHDAFADKVRTRMVGRVWFVGSNEMTAPQIEEGFRDMLGLLDDHLAKRPYLFGGRPAFGDFGLWGQFYELWTDPTAGALIEGNAPHVLDWVHRMLWPRAEGAFESWTALAPTLMPILVKQVGRQFWPWTLANEAALREANEEFSVTLGDKVWTQKPQKYHARSLGMLRAKYAEVPDKGALDMVLAAAGCLAGLRA; this is encoded by the coding sequence GTGGCAGACGGATACCGCATCATCGGCGCCGAGATGTCGCCTTACTCGGTCAAGGTCCGCTCCTATTTTCGCTACAAGGCCATTCCGCACCAATGGATTTTGCGCAATGCGGCAAGCCAGGCGGAATATGACAAATACGCCAAAATGCCGATCATTCCGCTGGTGATCACACCCGAGGGCACTGGCATCCAGGATTCCACTCCGATCATCGAGCAGATGGAAAAGCTGCATCCGGAGCCTTCGATCCATCCCGACGACGCAATCGCCAACTATGTCTCCACGCTGATCGAGGAATTCGGCGACGAGTGGGGCAACAAATGGATGTTTCACTACCGCTGGGCGCGCGAGGTCGACCAGCGCGCCTCGGCCGGGCGCATCGCCCGGATGCGCAGCCCGAAAGCGGGCGAAGCCGAGCATGATGCCTTCGCCGACAAGGTGCGAACCCGCATGGTGGGCCGAGTCTGGTTCGTCGGATCGAACGAAATGACCGCGCCGCAGATCGAGGAAGGTTTTCGGGACATGCTCGGCCTGCTCGACGATCACCTCGCCAAGCGGCCTTATCTGTTCGGCGGGCGGCCCGCGTTCGGCGACTTCGGTCTCTGGGGGCAGTTTTACGAGCTGTGGACCGATCCGACCGCAGGCGCCCTGATCGAGGGCAATGCGCCGCATGTACTCGACTGGGTCCACCGCATGCTGTGGCCGCGGGCGGAAGGCGCGTTCGAAAGCTGGACCGCGCTGGCGCCGACCCTGATGCCGATTTTGGTCAAGCAGGTCGGCAGACAATTCTGGCCGTGGACGCTCGCCAACGAGGCCGCGCTGAGGGAAGCCAACGAAGAATTCAGCGTTACGCTCGGCGACAAGGTCTGGACCCAGAAGCCGCAGAAATATCATGCGCGGTCGCTCGGCATGCTGCGCGCCAAATACGCCGAAGTGCCCGACAAAGGCGCGCTCGATATGGTGCTGGCCGCGGCGGGTTGCCTTGCAGGATTGCGCGCCTAG
- a CDS encoding acyl-CoA synthetase: MTHPSIYARTQPNKIAYQMAGTGKAITYRELDELSNQGAQLFRSLGLKEGDHIAFLIENRLAFMEICWAAQRSGLYYTAISRYLTQDEIAYIIGDCGAKVVITSPKCAEQIKGLVQGAPGEPVFYMLDEPLPGFRSWDKEASAQPTTPIADQVAGYDMLYSSGTTGRPKGIKRESEHNPIDLPNPFLKILCADMCGMNSDSIYLSPAPLYHAAPLRFNMMAITLGGTSIIMESFDAEEFLKLVGKYKITQSQLVPTMFVRMLKLPDEVRQRYDVSSLKGAIHAAAPCPIDVKAKMIEWWGPILIEYYAGSEGNGVTVSTSQQWLTHRGTVGRAVVGKIKILDENEQEVPVGQIGTVYFADAPVFTYHNDPEKTKRAYNAKGWSTLGDVGYLDEEGYLYLTDRKSYMIISGGVNIYPQETEDVLITHPGVADVAVFGVPNEEMGEEVKAVVQPHDMAKAGKELEAELIVFCRKHLSPIKCPKSIDFAAELPRTPTGKLVKRHLRDKYWPKTVVRV, encoded by the coding sequence ATGACCCATCCGTCGATTTACGCGCGGACCCAGCCGAACAAGATTGCCTATCAGATGGCCGGCACCGGCAAGGCGATCACCTATCGCGAGCTCGATGAGCTGTCGAACCAGGGAGCGCAGCTGTTCCGCTCGCTCGGGCTGAAGGAAGGCGATCACATCGCGTTCCTGATCGAAAACCGGCTGGCGTTCATGGAGATCTGCTGGGCGGCGCAGCGCAGCGGGCTGTATTACACCGCGATCAGCCGCTACCTGACCCAGGACGAGATCGCCTACATCATCGGGGATTGCGGCGCCAAGGTCGTCATCACCTCGCCGAAATGCGCCGAGCAGATCAAGGGGCTGGTGCAGGGCGCGCCCGGCGAGCCCGTGTTCTACATGCTCGACGAGCCGCTGCCCGGCTTCCGCTCCTGGGACAAGGAAGCGTCGGCGCAGCCGACCACGCCGATTGCGGACCAGGTCGCCGGCTACGACATGCTGTATTCGTCGGGCACCACCGGCCGGCCCAAGGGCATCAAGCGCGAATCAGAACACAACCCGATCGATCTGCCGAATCCGTTCCTGAAGATTCTCTGTGCCGACATGTGCGGGATGAATTCCGACAGCATTTACCTGTCGCCGGCGCCGCTCTATCACGCCGCTCCCTTGCGTTTCAACATGATGGCGATCACGCTGGGCGGCACCTCGATCATCATGGAATCCTTCGACGCCGAGGAATTCCTCAAGCTGGTCGGGAAATACAAGATCACCCAGTCGCAGCTGGTGCCGACCATGTTCGTGCGGATGCTGAAGCTGCCGGACGAAGTGCGCCAGCGCTACGACGTCTCCTCGCTGAAGGGCGCGATCCATGCCGCCGCGCCCTGCCCGATCGACGTCAAGGCCAAGATGATCGAGTGGTGGGGACCGATCCTGATCGAGTATTACGCCGGCTCCGAAGGCAACGGCGTCACGGTCTCGACCTCGCAGCAATGGCTGACCCATCGCGGCACCGTCGGCCGCGCCGTGGTCGGCAAGATCAAGATCCTCGACGAGAACGAACAGGAAGTGCCGGTCGGCCAGATAGGCACGGTATATTTCGCCGACGCGCCGGTTTTCACCTATCACAACGATCCCGAGAAGACCAAGCGCGCCTATAACGCCAAGGGCTGGTCGACGCTCGGCGACGTCGGCTATCTCGACGAGGAAGGCTATCTCTATCTCACCGACCGCAAGTCCTACATGATCATCTCCGGCGGCGTGAACATCTATCCGCAGGAGACCGAGGACGTGCTGATCACCCACCCAGGCGTCGCCGACGTCGCGGTGTTCGGCGTGCCGAACGAGGAGATGGGCGAAGAGGTCAAGGCGGTGGTGCAGCCGCACGACATGGCGAAGGCCGGCAAGGAGCTCGAGGCGGAGCTGATCGTATTCTGCCGCAAGCATCTGTCGCCGATCAAATGCCCGAAGAGCATCGACTTCGCGGCGGAGTTGCCGCGAACGCCGACCGGCAAGCTGGTCAAGCGGCACTTGCGCGACAAATACTGGCCGAAGACGGTGGTGCGGGTGTAG
- a CDS encoding amidase codes for MAKSQWSFRSATELSAALAAKKVSAVELAQDAIGRIERHDGKINAVCVRDFARGLEAARAADAARARGETGALLGLPITVKESFNIAGLPTTWGFPPQRDFRPTEDALSISRVKAAGGVILGKTNVPVGLADWQSYNEIYGTTNNPYHLGRTPGGSSGGSSAALAAGYGPLSLGSDIGGSLRVPAFHCGVYAHKPTYNLAPVRGHTPPPFPAMPLDRDMAVIGPMARSAADLSLLLDVMAGPDPLDMGVGYRLALPPPRHNALKDFRVLVVDSDPVLPADKDIRGAIDKLAGSLAKAGVSVARQSPLWPDFADSSRLYMRMLMAFLGAFFPPEAIAGAQAGAAQLKADNRSLAAERLRGMTQSHRDWVLDDGARAGLRAQWRGLFKTFDAVICPIMPTPAYPHDHSPDQEARRIKIDDKDYVYTDQLTWPGIATLPGLPATAIPLGLSPQGLPLGVQILGPWLEDRTPLRLAELIEREFGGFVPPPMFDD; via the coding sequence TTGGCCAAATCGCAATGGAGTTTCAGATCCGCGACCGAACTGTCCGCAGCCCTTGCCGCGAAAAAAGTCTCGGCCGTCGAACTGGCGCAGGATGCGATCGGGCGCATCGAGCGTCACGACGGCAAGATCAATGCGGTTTGCGTGCGCGATTTCGCGCGCGGCCTCGAAGCGGCCCGCGCCGCCGACGCGGCGCGTGCACGCGGCGAAACCGGAGCGCTGCTCGGCCTGCCGATCACGGTGAAGGAATCCTTCAATATTGCCGGATTGCCCACGACATGGGGCTTTCCGCCGCAGAGGGATTTCAGGCCAACGGAAGACGCGCTGTCGATTTCGCGGGTCAAGGCTGCAGGCGGCGTGATCCTCGGCAAGACCAACGTGCCGGTCGGCCTCGCCGACTGGCAGAGCTACAACGAGATCTACGGCACCACCAATAATCCGTATCATCTCGGCCGCACGCCCGGCGGCTCTTCCGGCGGATCATCGGCGGCGCTGGCCGCTGGTTACGGGCCGCTCTCGCTCGGCTCCGACATCGGCGGCTCGCTGCGCGTGCCGGCGTTCCATTGCGGCGTCTATGCGCACAAGCCGACCTACAATCTGGCGCCGGTGCGCGGGCATACGCCGCCGCCGTTTCCGGCGATGCCGCTGGACCGCGACATGGCCGTGATCGGCCCGATGGCGCGCTCGGCCGCCGATCTGTCGCTGCTGCTCGACGTGATGGCCGGACCGGATCCGCTGGACATGGGCGTCGGCTACAGGCTCGCGCTGCCGCCGCCGCGGCACAACGCGCTGAAGGATTTTCGCGTGCTGGTGGTCGACAGCGATCCGGTGCTGCCGGCCGACAAGGACATTCGCGGCGCGATCGACAAGCTTGCGGGCAGCCTCGCCAAAGCCGGGGTGAGCGTCGCGCGGCAAAGCCCGCTGTGGCCGGACTTTGCGGATTCGTCGCGGCTCTACATGCGGATGCTGATGGCGTTCCTCGGGGCGTTCTTCCCGCCGGAAGCGATCGCGGGCGCACAGGCCGGCGCCGCGCAGCTGAAGGCCGACAACAGGAGCCTTGCCGCCGAACGTCTGCGCGGCATGACGCAAAGTCATCGCGACTGGGTACTCGACGACGGCGCACGCGCCGGGCTGCGCGCGCAGTGGCGCGGGCTGTTCAAGACGTTCGATGCGGTGATCTGCCCGATCATGCCGACGCCGGCCTATCCGCACGATCATTCGCCGGACCAGGAAGCCCGCCGCATCAAGATCGACGACAAGGACTACGTCTATACGGATCAACTGACATGGCCCGGCATCGCCACCCTGCCCGGGCTGCCGGCCACGGCGATCCCCCTCGGCCTGTCGCCGCAAGGCCTGCCCCTCGGTGTGCAGATCCTCGGCCCCTGGCTGGAAGACCGCACGCCGTTGAGGCTGGCGGAACTGATCGAGCGCGAATTCGGCGGCTTCGTGCCGCCGCCGATGTTTGATGACTGA
- a CDS encoding SDR family NAD(P)-dependent oxidoreductase produces the protein MEMPDYNVALIVGAGEGLSASLARLLAKQGIRVALAARKIEKLGALCTETGARAFACNATDPDEVERLFGMVEREIGSPDLVVYNASGRARGAFTDLVPADVAQAIAVSAFGGFLVAQQAARRMLPNQHGAILFTGASASVKGYPQSAPFAMGKFALRGLAQSMARELSPRGIHVAHFVIDGGIRSAARSEPAERPDSMLDPDAIALSYWNVLQQPRNAWTWEQELRPWVEKF, from the coding sequence ATGGAAATGCCTGACTACAACGTCGCCCTGATCGTCGGCGCCGGCGAAGGCCTCAGCGCATCGCTGGCGCGGCTGCTGGCCAAACAAGGCATTCGCGTCGCGCTGGCCGCTCGCAAGATCGAAAAGTTGGGAGCGCTCTGCACCGAAACCGGCGCCCGCGCCTTTGCCTGCAACGCCACCGATCCTGATGAAGTCGAGCGGCTGTTCGGCATGGTGGAGCGCGAGATCGGGTCGCCGGACCTCGTCGTCTACAACGCCAGCGGCCGTGCCCGCGGCGCGTTCACCGACCTGGTGCCGGCGGATGTCGCACAAGCCATCGCCGTCAGCGCGTTCGGCGGCTTTCTGGTGGCGCAGCAGGCGGCACGACGGATGCTGCCGAACCAGCACGGCGCGATCCTGTTCACCGGGGCTTCGGCAAGCGTCAAGGGCTATCCGCAATCCGCACCCTTCGCGATGGGCAAGTTCGCGCTGCGCGGGCTGGCGCAGAGCATGGCGCGCGAATTGTCGCCGCGGGGCATTCACGTCGCGCATTTCGTCATCGACGGCGGCATCCGCAGCGCGGCGCGCAGCGAGCCCGCCGAACGGCCGGATTCGATGCTCGATCCCGACGCCATTGCCTTGAGCTACTGGAACGTGCTGCAGCAGCCGCGCAACGCCTGGACCTGGGAGCAGGAATTGCGGCCCTGGGTGGAGAAGTTTTAG
- a CDS encoding acyl-CoA dehydrogenase family protein yields the protein MQPLKHDRASLAPGQPGLLAPDTTGMNFYRADPALTDLLRIHLPEALFRHIEPHLDRLGGLAGGHLDECARLSDRHTPVLHQRDRFGRDAQWIEYHPAYRELERAAFGEFGIHAMSVRKGILGWPDKYPVVAKHAFTFLFNQAEFGLGCPINVTDGCAKLLANFGSEALKAKYLDGLTQTDMSKLTQGGQFMTEKEGGSDVGTLTTTAVQEGDHWRLTGEKWFCSNADAKVVMLLARPEGAGPGTRGVGLFLMPRTLDDGTPNHYRIVRLKDKLGTRSMASGEIKLEGAIAYAVGKLDRGFVQMAEMVNSSRLSNGVKSTALMRRAHHDAMTVAQNRVVFGSRIVDLPLARRQLMKIMLATEQALSLSFLTADALDRAEAGSQDAAALLRILTPTLKFRATRDARKVCGDALEMRGGIGYIEEFATARLLRDSHLGSIWEGTGNIVAIDALKRAVGRHGAEAALAADLHARLDDSANVPQAWRGRLRDLTDRAIGFAREVASRMDNEADARRATSLLYHVASAVALAWEGGRIHEMRGDARRLLLSRMVIDHRVSVSDPFRLTENAAQRAITGHLLGDRTVGMAEVGELLTAA from the coding sequence ATGCAGCCACTCAAGCACGATCGCGCAAGTCTTGCTCCCGGCCAGCCGGGATTGCTCGCGCCGGACACAACGGGGATGAATTTCTATCGCGCAGATCCGGCGCTGACGGATCTGTTGCGCATTCACCTGCCGGAAGCGCTGTTCCGCCATATCGAGCCGCACCTCGACCGGCTCGGCGGCCTCGCCGGCGGCCATCTCGACGAATGCGCGCGTCTGTCGGACCGCCACACCCCGGTGCTGCACCAGCGCGACCGCTTCGGCCGCGACGCGCAGTGGATCGAATATCATCCGGCCTATCGTGAGCTCGAGCGCGCCGCGTTCGGCGAATTCGGCATTCACGCGATGTCGGTGCGCAAGGGCATCCTGGGCTGGCCGGACAAGTATCCGGTGGTCGCCAAGCACGCCTTTACGTTCCTGTTCAACCAGGCCGAATTCGGGCTGGGCTGTCCGATCAACGTTACCGACGGCTGCGCCAAGCTGCTCGCGAATTTCGGCAGCGAGGCCTTGAAGGCGAAATATCTCGATGGCCTGACCCAGACCGACATGAGCAAGCTGACGCAGGGCGGCCAGTTCATGACCGAGAAGGAAGGCGGCTCCGACGTCGGCACGCTGACCACGACGGCGGTGCAGGAAGGCGATCACTGGCGGCTGACCGGCGAGAAGTGGTTCTGCTCCAATGCGGACGCCAAAGTCGTGATGCTGCTGGCGCGGCCGGAGGGTGCCGGTCCTGGCACCCGTGGCGTCGGCCTGTTCCTGATGCCGCGGACGCTCGATGACGGCACCCCCAATCACTACCGGATCGTCCGTCTCAAGGACAAGCTCGGCACCCGCTCGATGGCCTCGGGCGAGATCAAGCTGGAAGGCGCGATTGCCTACGCCGTCGGCAAGCTCGACCGCGGCTTCGTGCAGATGGCCGAGATGGTCAATTCCTCGCGGCTCTCCAATGGGGTCAAATCCACTGCGCTGATGCGGCGCGCGCATCACGACGCGATGACGGTGGCGCAGAACCGCGTGGTGTTCGGCAGCCGCATCGTCGATCTGCCCTTGGCACGGCGGCAACTGATGAAGATCATGCTCGCCACCGAGCAGGCGCTGTCATTGAGTTTCTTGACCGCCGATGCGCTCGACCGTGCCGAGGCCGGCAGCCAGGACGCGGCGGCGCTGTTGCGTATCCTGACGCCGACGCTGAAATTCCGCGCCACCCGCGACGCGCGCAAGGTCTGTGGCGACGCGCTCGAGATGCGCGGCGGCATCGGTTACATCGAGGAATTCGCCACGGCGCGGCTGCTGCGCGATTCCCATCTCGGCTCGATTTGGGAAGGCACCGGCAACATCGTTGCGATCGACGCGCTGAAGCGGGCTGTTGGCCGCCATGGCGCCGAGGCCGCATTGGCCGCCGACCTGCACGCCCGGCTCGACGACAGCGCCAATGTGCCGCAGGCCTGGCGCGGCCGCTTGCGCGATCTCACCGACCGCGCCATCGGCTTCGCCCGCGAGGTCGCCAGCCGCATGGACAACGAAGCCGACGCGCGGCGCGCCACCAGCCTCCTCTATCACGTCGCCAGCGCCGTGGCGCTGGCCTGGGAGGGCGGGCGCATCCACGAGATGCGCGGCGATGCGAGGCGGCTGCTGCTGTCACGGATGGTGATCGATCACCGGGTCTCTGTGAGCGATCCGTTCCGGCTCACGGAAAATGCGGCGCAGCGCGCCATCACCGGCCATCTGCTCGGCGATCGCACTGTCGGGATGGCCGAGGTTGGCGAATTGCTTACCGCGGCCTAA
- a CDS encoding nuclear transport factor 2 family protein, protein MRNDLAELTSLNRDYVNSVQHSDVKHFDEILAKDFYCSNPDKSLVDRAGFLKQTAVPVTIKNLEAHDVKIRLMGDVAIIHAATRYTMPDGTPGAGRYTDVWARQNGRWLAVLAHVSR, encoded by the coding sequence ATGAGAAACGACCTAGCCGAACTGACCAGCCTCAATCGCGACTACGTCAATTCAGTGCAGCATTCCGACGTCAAGCACTTCGACGAAATCCTCGCCAAGGATTTCTACTGCTCCAATCCCGACAAGTCGCTGGTCGATCGCGCCGGGTTCCTCAAGCAGACCGCAGTGCCGGTAACGATCAAGAATCTCGAGGCGCATGACGTGAAGATCCGCCTGATGGGCGACGTCGCCATCATCCACGCCGCCACGCGCTACACGATGCCGGACGGCACGCCTGGCGCGGGACGCTACACCGACGTCTGGGCAAGGCAGAACGGCCGCTGGCTCGCGGTCTTGGCGCACGTGTCGCGGTGA
- a CDS encoding Zn-dependent alcohol dehydrogenase gives MKAAVLFEANKPLVIEDVSLPNPGPREVLIRTAVAGLCHSDLHFMEGLYPHPLPAVLGHESAGVVEKVGSDVTYVKPGDHVVTCLSVFCGTCDNCTTGRPVLCTDTTVKMLPGASNRLSWARSEKLHQFLNLSSFAEQMLVHENAIVKIKKEMPLDLAALIGCGVITGYGAVVNTAKVQAGETVAVIGCGGVGMAAINGAAIAGAGRIIAIDTNPAKLQLATKLGATDVVDPRNGDVVQQVRDLTSGGVNHSFEVLGRKETAEQAFGMLAPGGTATIVGMIPFGQKIELHGFDFLRERKIQGSSMGSNHFRVDMPRLVEFYMRGKLHLEDWISAKLKLSEINEGFAAMKAGKTVRSVIMFD, from the coding sequence ATGAAGGCCGCCGTCCTGTTTGAAGCCAACAAGCCGCTCGTGATCGAGGACGTCAGCCTTCCAAACCCCGGCCCGCGCGAGGTCCTGATCCGCACCGCGGTCGCCGGGCTCTGCCACTCCGACCTGCATTTCATGGAAGGGCTTTATCCGCATCCGCTGCCGGCCGTGCTCGGGCACGAATCAGCCGGCGTGGTCGAGAAGGTCGGCTCGGACGTCACCTATGTGAAGCCCGGCGATCACGTGGTCACCTGTCTTTCGGTGTTCTGCGGCACCTGCGACAACTGCACGACCGGACGGCCGGTGCTGTGCACCGACACCACCGTGAAGATGCTGCCCGGCGCGTCCAACCGGCTGTCCTGGGCGCGGTCGGAGAAACTGCATCAGTTCCTCAATCTGTCGTCATTTGCCGAGCAGATGCTGGTGCACGAAAATGCCATCGTCAAAATCAAGAAGGAGATGCCGCTCGATCTGGCGGCGCTGATCGGTTGTGGCGTGATCACCGGCTATGGCGCTGTCGTGAACACCGCCAAGGTTCAGGCCGGTGAGACCGTCGCCGTGATCGGCTGCGGCGGCGTCGGCATGGCCGCAATCAACGGCGCCGCGATCGCCGGCGCCGGCCGGATCATCGCGATCGATACCAATCCCGCAAAACTTCAGCTTGCCACCAAGCTCGGCGCCACCGACGTGGTCGATCCCCGCAACGGCGACGTGGTGCAGCAGGTGCGCGATCTTACCAGCGGCGGCGTGAACCACTCCTTCGAGGTGCTGGGCCGCAAGGAGACCGCGGAGCAGGCCTTTGGCATGCTGGCGCCCGGCGGCACCGCGACCATCGTCGGCATGATCCCGTTCGGCCAGAAGATCGAGCTGCACGGCTTTGACTTCCTGAGGGAACGCAAGATTCAGGGCTCCTCGATGGGCTCGAACCATTTCCGCGTCGACATGCCCCGCCTGGTCGAATTCTACATGCGCGGCAAGCTGCACCTGGAAGACTGGATCTCGGCCAAGCTGAAGCTGTCGGAGATCAACGAGGGCTTTGCCGCGATGAAGGCCGGCAAGACCGTGCGCAGCGTGATCATGTTTGATTAG
- a CDS encoding alpha/beta hydrolase, with the protein MTTTTSLPDIPLPSSIRSRYVENINGLRMHVLEAGFETRGRPCVLLLHGFPELAFSWRKVMPVLAAAGYHVIAPDQRGYGRTTGWDPDYDGDLASFRLLNLVRDALGLVAAFGYRHVDAVVGHDFGSSVAAWCALVRPDVFRSVALMSAPFGGPPQIAFNTADAPQTSKPEDPVHRELAALPRPRKHYQWYYSTREANADMHHAPQGVHDFLRAYYHHKSADWKANAPYPLQGWTASELAKLPTYYVMDLAKDMAATVAEEMPSAEAIAANQWLPDRELSFYSAEYARTGFQGGLQWYRCGTSGEFIPELQTWSGRTIDVPSCFISGKQDWGTYQRPGVFEAMQTTACTRMIGCHLVDGAGHWVQQEQPAEVSRLLLAFLREAANR; encoded by the coding sequence ATGACCACCACTACCTCCCTCCCCGACATCCCGCTCCCCTCTTCCATCCGCTCCCGCTACGTCGAAAACATCAACGGCCTGCGCATGCATGTGCTGGAGGCTGGCTTCGAGACACGCGGCCGGCCGTGCGTGCTGCTGCTGCACGGCTTTCCGGAACTCGCCTTCAGCTGGCGCAAGGTGATGCCTGTCCTGGCGGCGGCCGGCTATCACGTGATCGCGCCGGACCAGCGCGGCTATGGCCGCACCACCGGCTGGGATCCGGACTACGACGGCGACCTCGCTTCGTTCCGGCTGCTCAACCTGGTGCGCGACGCGCTGGGCCTGGTAGCGGCGTTCGGCTATCGCCATGTCGACGCCGTGGTCGGACATGATTTCGGCTCCTCCGTCGCCGCCTGGTGCGCGCTGGTGCGGCCCGACGTGTTCCGGTCGGTCGCGCTGATGAGCGCGCCGTTCGGAGGCCCGCCACAGATCGCCTTCAACACCGCGGATGCGCCACAGACGTCGAAGCCGGAAGATCCCGTGCATCGCGAACTCGCGGCGCTGCCGCGGCCGCGCAAACATTATCAATGGTACTACTCGACGCGCGAAGCCAACGCCGACATGCACCACGCGCCGCAAGGCGTGCATGATTTCCTGCGCGCCTATTATCATCACAAGAGTGCAGACTGGAAAGCCAACGCGCCCTATCCGCTGCAAGGCTGGACCGCGAGCGAACTAGCCAAGCTGCCGACTTATTACGTGATGGACCTCGCCAAGGACATGGCCGCCACCGTCGCGGAAGAAATGCCGTCTGCCGAGGCGATCGCCGCCAACCAATGGCTGCCCGATCGCGAACTTTCTTTCTACAGCGCCGAATATGCCCGCACCGGGTTCCAGGGCGGCTTGCAGTGGTATCGCTGCGGCACCTCGGGGGAATTCATTCCGGAACTACAGACCTGGTCGGGGCGGACCATCGACGTGCCCTCCTGCTTCATCTCGGGCAAGCAGGACTGGGGAACCTATCAACGCCCCGGCGTCTTCGAGGCGATGCAGACCACGGCCTGCACGCGGATGATCGGATGCCACCTCGTCGACGGCGCCGGCCACTGGGTGCAGCAGGAACAGCCGGCGGAGGTAAGCCGGCTGCTGCTCGCCTTCCTGCGCGAGGCTGCGAACCGGTGA
- the mbfA gene encoding iron exporter MbfA, which produces MKNFADLTEREILAVAISAEEEDSRIYMTFAEDLAERYPESAKIFEEMAEEEKGHRHMLLEMYEKRFGENLPPIRRENVKGFLRRRPVWLTKNLSLDTIRKEAETMEFEAERFYAKAAEQTQDVGVRRLLGDLAEAEKSHENVAARLTDLILSPDVREQEDKTRRRVFVLQYVQPGLAGLMDGSVSTLAPLFAAAFATHNNWQTFLVGLAASIGAGISMGFAEALSDDGSLTGRGSPWLRGVTCGLMTTLGGLGHTLPYLVPDSWANAFWIATAIAGIVVFFELWAIAYIRARYMDTPFMQAAFQIVLGGAIVLAVGILIGGA; this is translated from the coding sequence GTGAAGAATTTCGCCGACCTGACCGAGCGCGAAATCTTGGCGGTGGCGATCTCCGCGGAGGAGGAAGACAGCCGCATCTACATGACCTTCGCGGAAGACCTCGCGGAGCGTTATCCGGAATCGGCGAAAATATTCGAGGAGATGGCCGAGGAGGAAAAAGGCCATCGCCACATGCTGCTCGAAATGTACGAGAAGCGTTTCGGCGAGAACCTGCCGCCGATCCGACGAGAAAACGTCAAGGGATTCCTGCGCCGCCGTCCGGTCTGGCTGACCAAGAATCTGTCGCTCGACACCATCCGCAAGGAAGCCGAGACGATGGAGTTCGAGGCCGAGCGGTTCTACGCCAAGGCCGCGGAGCAGACCCAGGATGTCGGCGTCCGCAGGCTGCTCGGCGATCTCGCGGAAGCGGAAAAGAGCCACGAAAACGTCGCGGCCAGGCTGACCGACCTGATCCTCAGCCCGGACGTTCGAGAACAGGAGGACAAAACCCGCCGGCGCGTATTCGTACTGCAATATGTGCAACCCGGTCTCGCCGGATTGATGGATGGATCGGTCTCGACGCTGGCGCCGCTGTTCGCGGCGGCATTCGCGACGCATAACAACTGGCAGACATTCCTGGTGGGACTTGCCGCCTCGATCGGCGCCGGCATCAGCATGGGCTTTGCCGAAGCCCTGTCCGACGACGGCTCGCTGACCGGGCGCGGCTCGCCGTGGTTGCGCGGCGTGACCTGCGGCCTGATGACGACGCTGGGGGGCCTCGGCCATACCCTGCCCTATCTGGTGCCGGACAGCTGGGCCAATGCATTCTGGATCGCCACCGCGATCGCAGGCATCGTGGTATTCTTCGAATTGTGGGCGATCGCCTATATTCGCGCGCGCTATATGGACACACCGTTCATGCAGGCGGCGTTCCAGATCGTGCTCGGCGGCGCCATCGTGCTCGCTGTGGGCATTCTGATCGGCGGGGCGTAG